A single Triticum dicoccoides isolate Atlit2015 ecotype Zavitan chromosome 2A, WEW_v2.0, whole genome shotgun sequence DNA region contains:
- the LOC119352996 gene encoding receptor homology region, transmembrane domain- and RING domain-containing protein 2-like isoform X2 codes for MSPRRRLPVLLLAALAVACACAAARPCAALVRLGAASFIDAPARFGPRVTGDGICGSLRAAEPADACAPVRGAPGGSGGMAFVLIARGNCSFEGKVRAAQRAGFDAALVHDDEDKASLYSMVGDPEGIHIPAVFVSKMAGETLKKFARGEDVVASFLFARNCRLLRHGVDNRPPYIKKHVVEKLPSVVYKAPCSSGNNCEEACAICLEDYDNGDMLRLLPCKHEFHVECIDPWLTQWGTFCPVCKLEVLTGE; via the exons ATgagcccccgccgccgcctccccgtgctcctcctcgccgccctcgccgtcgcctgcgcctgcgccgccgcccgccccTGCGCGGCCCTCGTCCGCCTCGGCGCCGCCTCCTTCATCGACGCCCCCGCGCGCTTCG GGCCCCGGGTGACCGGCGACGGGATATGCGGGTCGCTGCGCGCCGCGGAGCCCGCCGACGCGTGCGCGCCCGTCAGGGGCGCCCCCGGCGGGAGCGGCGGGATGGCGTTCGTGTTGATCGCGCGCGGGAACTGCAGCTTCGAGGGCAAGGTGCGGGCGGCGCAGCGGGCCGGCTTCGACGCCGCCCTCGTCCACGACGACGAGGACAAGGCCAGCCTCTACTCCA TGGTTGGTGATCCTGAGGGCATACACATACCTGCGGTATTCGTATCCAAAATGGCTGGGGAAACTTTAAAGAAGTTTGCTAGAGGTGAAGATG TTGTAGCTTCATTTCTTTTCGCCCGGAACTGCCGACTTTTACGCCATGGAGTTGATAATCGCCCACCTTACATCAAGAAGCATGTGGTGGAAAAGCTTCCTTCTGTGGTATATAAAGCTCCCTGCTCAAGTGGCAACAATTGTGAAGAAGCCTGTGCCATTTGTTTAGAAGACTATGATAATGGTGACATGCTTAGACTTCTCCCATGCAAACATG AATTTCATGTGGAGTGTATTGATCCCTGGCTGACGCAGTGGGGCACATTTTGCCCAGTATGCAAACTTGAGGTACTCACAGGTGAATAA
- the LOC119352996 gene encoding receptor homology region, transmembrane domain- and RING domain-containing protein 1-like isoform X1 — MSPRRRLPVLLLAALAVACACAAARPCAALVRLGAASFIDAPARFGPRVTGDGICGSLRAAEPADACAPVRGAPGGSGGMAFVLIARGNCSFEGKVRAAQRAGFDAALVHDDEDKASLYSMVGDPEGIHIPAVFVSKMAGETLKKFARGEDGECCINSSMDETAGTVLVMSFISLVVIISVVASFLFARNCRLLRHGVDNRPPYIKKHVVEKLPSVVYKAPCSSGNNCEEACAICLEDYDNGDMLRLLPCKHEFHVECIDPWLTQWGTFCPVCKLEVLTGE; from the exons ATgagcccccgccgccgcctccccgtgctcctcctcgccgccctcgccgtcgcctgcgcctgcgccgccgcccgccccTGCGCGGCCCTCGTCCGCCTCGGCGCCGCCTCCTTCATCGACGCCCCCGCGCGCTTCG GGCCCCGGGTGACCGGCGACGGGATATGCGGGTCGCTGCGCGCCGCGGAGCCCGCCGACGCGTGCGCGCCCGTCAGGGGCGCCCCCGGCGGGAGCGGCGGGATGGCGTTCGTGTTGATCGCGCGCGGGAACTGCAGCTTCGAGGGCAAGGTGCGGGCGGCGCAGCGGGCCGGCTTCGACGCCGCCCTCGTCCACGACGACGAGGACAAGGCCAGCCTCTACTCCA TGGTTGGTGATCCTGAGGGCATACACATACCTGCGGTATTCGTATCCAAAATGGCTGGGGAAACTTTAAAGAAGTTTGCTAGAGGTGAAGATGGTGAGTGCTGCATAAACTCGTCGATGGATGAGACTGCAGGGACAGTGTTGGTGATGTCGTTCATATCACTTGTTGTCATCATATCAGTTGTAGCTTCATTTCTTTTCGCCCGGAACTGCCGACTTTTACGCCATGGAGTTGATAATCGCCCACCTTACATCAAGAAGCATGTGGTGGAAAAGCTTCCTTCTGTGGTATATAAAGCTCCCTGCTCAAGTGGCAACAATTGTGAAGAAGCCTGTGCCATTTGTTTAGAAGACTATGATAATGGTGACATGCTTAGACTTCTCCCATGCAAACATG AATTTCATGTGGAGTGTATTGATCCCTGGCTGACGCAGTGGGGCACATTTTGCCCAGTATGCAAACTTGAGGTACTCACAGGTGAATAA
- the LOC119352995 gene encoding ent-kaurenoic acid oxidase-like, with protein sequence MAMVVGGMGAGDLAWWLGLVFGAAPLLCLAVWHSADAWYRAAFFLRHSGRRRLPPGHMGLPFLGETLSLLWHFKLARRPDAFIAGKRRAHGAGAGIYRTHLFGSPAVIVCTPAANKFVLQSADSFGVRWPMPELVGHTSVVNVEGASHARLRGFILAAINRPSSLQTISTVVQPRVVAALAAWANMGTIVAATEIKKVTFANICKMFISMEPSPLTCQIDRWFTGLVAGLRAFPLDFPGTAFHGARKCRRKLNAVFRQELEARRKVDKECDDLMSGLMHMEDEQGKKLSDEEVVDNIVSLVVAGYESTASAIMWATYHLAKSPVALAKLREENMALSESKAGSPLMITHDDLPKMKYTAKVVEETIRMANIAPMVHRVANKDVEYGGYMIPAGWSVLVWVRSLHTDPNFYHDPLTFNPDRWDEPAKPGTYQVFGGGYRICAGNMLARLQLTIMLHHLSIGYEWELLNPNAEIGYLPHPRPMDGAAMAFLKFRPNA encoded by the exons ATGGTGGCTGGGCCTCGTCTTCGGCGCGGCCCCGCTGCTCTGCCTCGCCGTCTGGCACTCCGCCGACGCCTGGTACCGCGCCGCCTTCTTCCTCAGGCACAGCGGCCGGCGGCGCCTCCCGCCGGGCCACATGGGCCTGCCCTTCCTCGGCGAGACGCTCTCCCTGCTCTGGCACTTCAAGCTGGCGCGCCGCCCGGACGCCTTCATCGCCGGCAAGAGGCGTGCGCACGGGGCCGGGGCCGGCATCTACCGGACGCACCTCTTCGGCTCCCCCGCCGTCATCGTGTGCACGCCGGCCGCCAACAAGTTCGTGCTCCAGTCCGCCGACAGCTTCGGCGTGCGGTGGCCCATGCCGGAGCTCGTCGGCCACACCTCCGTCGTCAACGTCGAGGGCGCCAGCCACGCCAGGCTCCGGGGGTTTATCCTTGCCGCCATCAACCGTCCCAGCTCGCTACAGACTATCTCCACTGTTGTGCAGCCGCGTGTCGTGGCGGCGCTAGCGGCGTGGGCCAACATGGGGACCATCGTCGCCGCCACCGAGATCAAGAAA GTGACGTTCGCCAACATCTGCAAGATGTTTATAAGCATGGAGCCGTCGCCATTGACGTGCCAGATCGACCGGTGGTTCACCGGCTTGGTTGCTGGCCTCAGGGCATTTCCCTTGGATTTTCCAGGGACGGCATTTCATGGTGCTCGCAAG TGCCGTCGGAAGCTCAACGCGGTCTTCAGGCAAGAGCTCGAGGCAAGGAGGAAGGTGGACAAGGAGTGCGACGATCTGATGAGCGGGCTGATGCACATGGAGGACGAGCAGGGGAAGAAACTGAGCGACGAGGAGGTGGTGGACAACATCGTCTCCCTCGTCGTCGCCGGCTACGAGTCCACTGCCAGCGCCATCATGTGGGCTACCTACCACCTAGCCAAATCCCCCGTTGCCCTTGCCAAGCTCCGAGAGGAGAACATGGCATTGAGCGAGAGCAAAGCCGGCTCACCGTTGATGATCACCCACGACGACCTCCCGAAGATGAAGTACACAGCGAAGGTGGTGGAGGAGACGATCCGGATGGCCAATATCGCGCCCATGGTGCACCGTGTGGCCAACAAGGACGTGGAGTACGGCGGGTACATGATTCCGGCAGGGTGGTCGGTGCTGGTGTGGGTGAGGTCGCTGCACACTGACCCCAACTTCTACCATGATCCCCTCACCTTCAACCCCGATAGATGGGAT gaGCCGGCGAAGCCAGGGACGTACCAGGTGTTCGGTGGCGGCTACAGAATCTGTGCCGGCAACATGCTCGCAAGGCTGCAGCTCACCATCATGTTGCATCACCTCTCCATTGGATACGA ATGGGAGCTGTTGAATCCGAATGCGGAGATCGGTTACCTTCCACACCCAAGGCCGATGGACGGCGCAGCCATGGCCTTTCTGAAGTTCAGGCCCAACGCATGA